A section of the Larus michahellis chromosome 1, bLarMic1.1, whole genome shotgun sequence genome encodes:
- the IKBIP gene encoding inhibitor of nuclear factor kappa-B kinase-interacting protein isoform X2, with the protein MSEVKQRKKDTSSKTSEGSRKVKKHSNCGKLASPRTSNNQSSFWMDSRTTLSISSLAVCLVLTWFLFQQSNKFANMEEKYSFLQQEAEKFLDVENKVNLISEKLESSESILQEAASSVSGMTEFEQEISSLHNTINDIQNNEQTLSLKVHSINEKFQNVTNSWRRCLDEMNTNTSSLKSEVKFIHTEVTSQINEVDQRIKSLSERVRDLEDSTARNIKTLKRQEDDEFSRIEQKLDLHAKAVEKLEEEKNILVAKDTDLNQKLVNYEPKIEECKAHLPTIENAIHSILRLASELLSVEKKIGDLTTQLHTVENDMLKTVSDTTAMQKVLESIHYNDSMLKVQNKITVLEEVARDIKVSSEAKEITLESCNLENDQNGDK; encoded by the exons atgtCTGAAgttaagcagaggaaaaaagatactTCATCCAAGACCAGTGAGGGTTCACGAAAGGTTAAGAAGCACAGTAACTGTGGGAAGCTGGCAAGTCCCAGGACCAGCAATAATCAGAGTTCCTTTTGGATGGACTCACGAACAACCTTAAGCATATCTTCCCTTGCTGTTTGCCTGGTGCTGACCTG GTTCTTATTTCAGCAGTCAAATAAATTTGCTAATATGGAAGAGAAGTACAGTTTCTTACAGCAAGAGGCTGAAAAATTCCTGGATGTGGAAAATAAAGTTAACTTAATTTCTGAAAAG CTTGAGTCTTCTGAAAGCATCCTACAAGAAGCTGCCTCGTCTGTCTCTGGGATGACTGAGTTTGAGCAGGAAATATCTTCTCTTCATAACACCATAAATGATATTCAGAACAATGAACAGACTCTCTCTCTAAAGGTGCACAGCATTAATGAGAAGTTCCAAAATGTTACAAATTCCTGGAGAAGATGCTTGGATGAAATGAACACAAACACTAGTAGTTTAAAATCTGAAGTGAAGTTTATACATACAGAAGTTACTTCCCAAATTAATGAAGTTGACCAAAGAATTAAATCCCTTTCAGAAAGAGTGAGAGATTTGGAAGACAGTACAGccagaaatattaaaacactAAAAAGGCAAGAAGATGATGAATTCTCTAGAATTGAACAAAAGTTGGACTTACATGCAAAGGCAGTTGAAAaactagaagaagaaaagaatattctGGTAGCCAAGGACACAGACCTGAATCAGAAACTTGTGAACTATGAACCTAAGATCGAGGAGTGCAAGGCTCATTTGCCAACAATTGAAAATGCTATTCACTCTATTCTTAGATTAGCAAGTGAATTGCTAAGTGTGGAGAAAAAGATAGGGGACTTGACAACGCAGCTACATACTGTGGAAAATGATATGTTGAAAACTGTCTCTGATACAACGGCGATGCAAAAGGTTCTTGAAAGCATACACTACAATGACAGCATGTTgaaagtgcaaaataaaataacGGTTTTAGAAGAAGTAGCGCGTGACATAAAAGTATcttcagaagcaaaagaaataactttaGAAAGTTGTAACTTAGAAAATGACCAGAATGGGGATAAGTGA